The Solanum pennellii chromosome 11, SPENNV200 genome contains a region encoding:
- the LOC107004851 gene encoding NAD(P)H-quinone oxidoreductase subunit O, chloroplastic isoform X2 encodes MAFSAAFSHTSFIYSSSFSQTRKNRINYSPFVIKAENSSSEPQENNEKPKSQAAAAATTSSSTTATATKPKKPVYSMKKGQIVRVEKEKYLNSINYLSVDHPPYYKGLDYIYEDRGEVLDIRIFETGEYALIGWIGIPTAPAWLPTEMLIKSDKLDYERI; translated from the exons ATGGCTTTCTCTGCTGCATTTTCACACACCTccttcatatattcatcatctttttcacaaacaagaaaaaataggaTTAATTATAGCCCTTTTGTTATTAAAGCAGAAAATAGTTCATCTGAACCACAAGAAAATAATGAGAAGCCAAAATCTcaagcagcagcagcagcaacaacttCTTCTAGTACAACAGCCACTGCAACAAAGCCTAAAAAACCTGTTTATTCTA TGAAGAAAGGTCAGATAGTCAGGGTGGAAAAGGAGAAGTATCTGAATAGCATCAAt TATTTGTCTGTTGATCATCCACCTTATTACAAAGGTCTGGACTACATCTATGAAGACCGTGGTGAG GTATTGGATATTCGTATATTCGAGACAGGAGAATATGCACTT ATTGGATGGATCGGAATACCAACTGCACCAGCTTGGCTTCCAACAGAGATGCTAATTAAG TCTGATAAGCTGGATTACGAGAGAATATAG
- the LOC107004849 gene encoding 5' exonuclease Apollo isoform X1 — MPIEMLKGLPFSVDTWSSKSRTKRHHFLTHAHKDHTQGICIYGSYPIYCSRLTRTLVLQHFPQLDGSFFVGIEVGQCIVINDPDGDFTVTALDANHCPGALMFLYEGKFGNLLHTGDCRLTIECLQQLPLKYVGSPGKEPKCQIDCIFLDCTFGQSPLKMPSRQSAMQQIINCIWKHPQAPTVYLTCDLLGHEEILVHVSQTFGCKIYVDKAKTPECFQALELMVPEILSEDSSSRFQLFDGFPKLYQRAEAKIAKARSNSQHEPLIIRASAQWYVCDDGISDIESRKKGRCDQPVRDIFGVWHICYSIHSSKEELEWALQLLAPRWVISTTPSCKALELDYVKRLFNQHRNFDDPFWQLLGFSMNEDSEVDAETPPDVVEISSSPMAKSNAQDCTGHSKSMTSSFSICRQSHLSPPSKTAPVTLFGRARLGLNGSCFKHEEKEPILPDENAVIRCSDKLEAISFKQEEVVVDAGKTLAVSESSDIRSKESLMHRKTENCIFESAVGLSNSYNPSLRKLYRSMHVPVPRPLPSLTELMNATKRARRRL, encoded by the exons ATGCCGATTGAGATGCTTAAAGGGCTGCCATTTTCAGTAGATACATGGAGTTCGAAGTCGAGAACAAAGAGGCATCATTTCTTAACACATGCTCATAAGGATCACACTCAAGGGATCTGTATTTATGGTTCATATCCAATTTATTGTTCCCGTCTTACCAGAACTCTTGTTCTACAGCATTTTCCTCAG CTTGATGGATCGTTTTTTGTGGGTATTGAGGTTGGGCAATGTATAGTGATCAACGACCCTGATGGTGATTTCACGGTTACTGCCCTTGATGCCAATCATTGCCCAG GAGCTCTAATGTTCTTGTATGAAGGCAAATTTGGGAATCTCCTACATACAGGAGATTGCAGACTCACGATTGAGTGCTTGCAACAATTACCCCTAAAGTATGTGGGCAGCCCAGGAAAAGAACCGAAGTGTCAGATTGATTGCATTTTCCTTGATTGCACATTTGGTCAGTCTCCATTGAAGATGCCCAGCAGGCAGTCAGCGATGCAACAG ATAATCAATTGCATATGGAAGCACCCTCAAGCTCCTACAGTCTATCTGACATGTGATCTTCTTGGCCACGAGGAGATACTTGTGCATGTTTCACAGACATTTGGTTGCAAGATATATGTCGATAAAGCTAAAACTCCAGAATGCTTTCAGGCTTTGGAACTAATGGTGCCTGAAATACTGTCTGAAGACTCATCTTCTCGTTTTCAACTGTTTGATGGGTTTCCAAAACTGTACCAAAGAGCAGAAGCCAAGATTGCAAAGGCTCGGTCTAATTCTCAGCATGAGCCTCTAATTATTCGAGCATCAGCACAGTGGTATGTATGCGATGATGGTATTTCGGATATTGAAAGTCGAAAAAAAGGAAGATGTGATCAACCAGTGAGAGATATATTCGGTGTCTGGCACATTTGTTACTCCATACACTCATCAAAGGAAGAACTGGAGTGGGCTTTGCAACTTCTTGCACCTAGGTGGGTCATCTCTACAACACCTAGTTGTAAGGCTCTGGAGCTGGACTATGTGAAGCGTCTTTTTAATCAACATCGGAATTTTGATGACCCTTTCTGGCAACTTTTGGGGTTCAGTATGAACGAGGACTCTGAAGTTGATGCAGAAACACCTCCAGATGTGGTTGAGATTTCAAGTTCACCTATGGCCAAGAGCAATGCTCAAGATTGTACCGGACACTCCAAGTCGATGACATCATCTTTTAGCATTTGTAGGCAGTCACATCTGTCTCCTCCAAGCAAAACAGCCCCAGTAACATTATTTGGTAGGGCGAGGCTTGGGCTCAATGGTTCTTGTTTCAAACATGAAGAGAAGGAGCCTATACTTCCAGATGAAAATGCTGTAATCAGATGTTCTGACAAGTTAGAGGCTATTTCATTTAAGCAGGAAGAAGTTGTGGTGGACGCTGGTAAGACCTTGGCAGTAAGTGAAAGTTCAGACATCAGGAGTAAAGAGAGCTTGATGCACAGAAAAACAGAGAATTGTATTTTTGAGTCAGCGGTTGGATTGTCAAACAGTTATAACCCAAGTTTGAGGAAATTATACCGGTCTATGCATGTACCAGTGCCCCGACCCCTTCCTTCATTGACAGAGCTTATGAATGCTACTAAGCGTGCTAGGAGAAGGCTGTAA
- the LOC107004849 gene encoding protein artemis isoform X2, whose amino-acid sequence MFLYEGKFGNLLHTGDCRLTIECLQQLPLKYVGSPGKEPKCQIDCIFLDCTFGQSPLKMPSRQSAMQQIINCIWKHPQAPTVYLTCDLLGHEEILVHVSQTFGCKIYVDKAKTPECFQALELMVPEILSEDSSSRFQLFDGFPKLYQRAEAKIAKARSNSQHEPLIIRASAQWYVCDDGISDIESRKKGRCDQPVRDIFGVWHICYSIHSSKEELEWALQLLAPRWVISTTPSCKALELDYVKRLFNQHRNFDDPFWQLLGFSMNEDSEVDAETPPDVVEISSSPMAKSNAQDCTGHSKSMTSSFSICRQSHLSPPSKTAPVTLFGRARLGLNGSCFKHEEKEPILPDENAVIRCSDKLEAISFKQEEVVVDAGKTLAVSESSDIRSKESLMHRKTENCIFESAVGLSNSYNPSLRKLYRSMHVPVPRPLPSLTELMNATKRARRRL is encoded by the exons ATGTTCTTGTATGAAGGCAAATTTGGGAATCTCCTACATACAGGAGATTGCAGACTCACGATTGAGTGCTTGCAACAATTACCCCTAAAGTATGTGGGCAGCCCAGGAAAAGAACCGAAGTGTCAGATTGATTGCATTTTCCTTGATTGCACATTTGGTCAGTCTCCATTGAAGATGCCCAGCAGGCAGTCAGCGATGCAACAG ATAATCAATTGCATATGGAAGCACCCTCAAGCTCCTACAGTCTATCTGACATGTGATCTTCTTGGCCACGAGGAGATACTTGTGCATGTTTCACAGACATTTGGTTGCAAGATATATGTCGATAAAGCTAAAACTCCAGAATGCTTTCAGGCTTTGGAACTAATGGTGCCTGAAATACTGTCTGAAGACTCATCTTCTCGTTTTCAACTGTTTGATGGGTTTCCAAAACTGTACCAAAGAGCAGAAGCCAAGATTGCAAAGGCTCGGTCTAATTCTCAGCATGAGCCTCTAATTATTCGAGCATCAGCACAGTGGTATGTATGCGATGATGGTATTTCGGATATTGAAAGTCGAAAAAAAGGAAGATGTGATCAACCAGTGAGAGATATATTCGGTGTCTGGCACATTTGTTACTCCATACACTCATCAAAGGAAGAACTGGAGTGGGCTTTGCAACTTCTTGCACCTAGGTGGGTCATCTCTACAACACCTAGTTGTAAGGCTCTGGAGCTGGACTATGTGAAGCGTCTTTTTAATCAACATCGGAATTTTGATGACCCTTTCTGGCAACTTTTGGGGTTCAGTATGAACGAGGACTCTGAAGTTGATGCAGAAACACCTCCAGATGTGGTTGAGATTTCAAGTTCACCTATGGCCAAGAGCAATGCTCAAGATTGTACCGGACACTCCAAGTCGATGACATCATCTTTTAGCATTTGTAGGCAGTCACATCTGTCTCCTCCAAGCAAAACAGCCCCAGTAACATTATTTGGTAGGGCGAGGCTTGGGCTCAATGGTTCTTGTTTCAAACATGAAGAGAAGGAGCCTATACTTCCAGATGAAAATGCTGTAATCAGATGTTCTGACAAGTTAGAGGCTATTTCATTTAAGCAGGAAGAAGTTGTGGTGGACGCTGGTAAGACCTTGGCAGTAAGTGAAAGTTCAGACATCAGGAGTAAAGAGAGCTTGATGCACAGAAAAACAGAGAATTGTATTTTTGAGTCAGCGGTTGGATTGTCAAACAGTTATAACCCAAGTTTGAGGAAATTATACCGGTCTATGCATGTACCAGTGCCCCGACCCCTTCCTTCATTGACAGAGCTTATGAATGCTACTAAGCGTGCTAGGAGAAGGCTGTAA
- the LOC107004851 gene encoding NAD(P)H-quinone oxidoreductase subunit O, chloroplastic isoform X1 — protein MAFSAAFSHTSFIYSSSFSQTRKNRINYSPFVIKAENSSSEPQENNEKPKSQAAAAATTSSSTTATATKPKKPVYSMKKGQIVRVEKEKYLNSINYLSVDHPPYYKGLDYIYEDRGEVLDIRIFETGEYALIGWIGIPTAPAWLPTEMLIKSDKLDYERI, from the exons ATGGCTTTCTCTGCTGCATTTTCACACACCTccttcatatattcatcatctttttcacaaacaagaaaaaataggaTTAATTATAGCCCTTTTGTTATTAAAGCAGAAAATAGTTCATCTGAACCACAAGAAAATAATGAGAAGCCAAAATCTcaagcagcagcagcagcaacaacttCTTCTAGTACAACAGCCACTGCAACAAAGCCTAAAAAACCTGTTTATTCTA TGAAGAAAGGTCAGATAGTCAGGGTGGAAAAGGAGAAGTATCTGAATAGCATCAAt TATTTGTCTGTTGATCATCCACCTTATTACAAAGGTCTGGACTACATATATGAAGACCGTGGTGAG GTATTGGATATTCGTATATTCGAGACAGGAGAATATGCACTT ATTGGATGGATCGGAATACCAACTGCACCAGCTTGGCTTCCAACAGAGATGCTAATTAAG TCTGATAAGCTGGATTACGAGAGAATATAG